A window of Ptychodera flava strain L36383 chromosome 1, AS_Pfla_20210202, whole genome shotgun sequence contains these coding sequences:
- the LOC139131308 gene encoding uncharacterized protein, whose amino-acid sequence MPVFRLVDLRAKTQKSKMYSVFEAAQLNFEQCKEDYLSIAKRQLPFLMLHAEDDFAVEKERAIENMELFNLNADDTVRYDRNGECSETFPGTKLQRVVWFEKGGHRLQISWPEIVCQHIASLISVVNKK is encoded by the exons ATGCCAGTCTTTCGCTTGGTGGATCTCAGAGCAAAAACACAGAAATCCAAGatgtacagtgtatttgaaGCCGCACAACTCAATTTTGAACAG TGCAAAGAAGATTACCTGTCGATAGCCAAAAGACAGCTGCCATTCCTCATGTTGCATGCAGAGGACGACTTTGCTGTTGAGAAAGAACGTGCAATAGAAAATATGGAGTTGTTTAATTTAAATGCTGATGATACAGTCAGATATGATAGAAATGGTGAATGCTCAGAAACATTCCCAG gtacaaAACTGCAAAGAGTGGTGTGGTTTGAAAAAGGCGGGCACAGATTACAAATATCATGGCCAGAAATTGTTTGTCAACATATCGCATCTCTGATATCAGTCGTCAATAAAAAGTAA